The following are encoded together in the Neofelis nebulosa isolate mNeoNeb1 chromosome 9, mNeoNeb1.pri, whole genome shotgun sequence genome:
- the UCKL1 gene encoding LOW QUALITY PROTEIN: uridine-cytidine kinase-like 1 (The sequence of the model RefSeq protein was modified relative to this genomic sequence to represent the inferred CDS: inserted 1 base in 1 codon) — protein MAAPPASADAPRLPPPPAAAGDGPDRPAERSEASCEDRSNAESLDRLLPAVGTRRSPRKRTTSQCKSEPPLLRTSKRTIYTAGRPPWYNEHGTQSKEAFAIGLGGGSASGKTTVARMIIEALDVPWVVLLSMDSFYKVLTTQQQEQAARNNFNFDHPDAFDFDLIVSTLKKLKQGKSVKVPVYDFTTHSRKKDWKTLYGANVIIFEGIMAFADKTLLELLDMKIFVDTDSDIRLVRRLRRDISERGRDIEGVIKQYNKFVKPAFDQYIQPTMRVADIVVPWGSGNTVAIDLIVQHMHSQLEERELSVRAALASAHQCHPLPQTLSVLESTPQVRGMHTIIRDKETXRDEFIFYSKRLMRLLIEHALSFLPFQDCVVQTPQGQDYAGKCYAGKQITGVSILRAGETMEPALRAVCKDVRIGTILIQTNQLTGEPELHYLRLPKDISDDHVILMDCTVSTGAAAMMAVRVLLDHDVPEDKIFLLSLLMAEMGVHSVAYAFPQVRILTTAVDKRVNDLFRIIPGIGNFGDRYFGTDAVPDGSDEEEWPSTSEPERA, from the exons ATGGCGGCGCCCCCAGCCTCTGCTGACGCGCCCCGCTTGCCTCCGCCGCCCGCTGCGGCGGGAGACGGGCCCGACCGGCCGGCGGAGAGGAGCGAGGCCTCCTGCGAGGACCG CAGCAATGCGGAGTCCTTGGACAGGCTCCTCCCAGCTGTGGGCACCAGGCGCTCGCCCCGGAAGCGCACCACCAGCCAGTGCAAGTCTGAGCCGCCCCTGCTGCGCACCAGCAAGCGCACCATCTACACAGCCGGGCGGCCGCCCTGGTACAACGAGCATGGCACGCAGTCCAAGGAGGCCTTCGCCATCG GCCTGGGAGGTGGCAGCGCCTCCGGGAAGACAACTGTGGCCAGGATGATCATCGAGGCCCTGGACGTGCCCTGGGTGGTCTTGCTGTCCATGGACTCCTTCTACAAG GTGCTCACCACGCAGCAGCAGGAGCAGGCTGCCCGCAACAACTTCAACTTTGACCATCCAGACGCCTTTGACTTTGACCTCATTGTGTCCACCCTCAAGAAGCTGAAGCAGGGCAAGAGTGTCAAGGTTCCCGTGTACGACTTCACCACCCACAGCCGGAAGAAAGACTGG AAAACGCTCTATGGTGCAAACGTCATCATCTTCGAGGGCATCATGGCCTTTGCTGACAAGACACTGCTGGAG CTCCTGGACATGAAGATCTTTGTGGACACAGACTCTGACATCCGCCTTGTGCGACGGCTGCGCCGGGACATCAGCGAGCGAGGCCGAGACATTGAGGGCGTCATCAAGCAGTACAACAAGTTCGTCAAACCTGCCTTCGACCAGTACATCCAGCCCACCATGCGTGTAGCAGACATCGTGGTGCCCTGGG GGAGCGGGAACACAGTGGCCATCGACTTGATCGTGCAGCACATGCACAGCCAGCTGGAGGAG CGTGAGCTCAGTGTCAG GGCCGCACTGGCCTCGGCGCACCAGTGCCACCCTCTGCCTCAGACGCTGAGTGTCCTCGAGAGCACGCCGCAGGTGCGAGGCATGCACACCATCATCAG GGACAAGGAGA GCCGTGACGAATTCATCTTCTACTCCAAGCGGTTGATGCGGCTGCTCATTGAGCATGCgctctccttcctgcccttccag GACTGCGTCGTGCAGACCCCGCAGGGGCAGGACTACGCGGGCAAGTGCTATGCGGGGAAGCAG ATCACTGGCGTGTCCATCCTGCGGGCCGGTGAGACGATGGAGCCCGCGCTGCGGGCCGTGTGCAAAGACGTGCGCATAGGCACTATCCTCATCCAGACCAACCAGCTCACTGGGGAGCCCGAG CTCCACTACCTGCGGCTGCCCAAGGACATTAGTGACGACCATGTCATCCTGATGGACTGCACCGTGTCCACGGGCGCTGCAGCCATGATGGCCGTGCGGGTGCTCTTG GACCACGACGTGCCGGAGGACAAGATCTTCTTGCTGTCGCTGCTCATGGCGGAGATGGGTGTTCACTCGGTGGCGTATGCTTTCCCGCAAGTGAGGATCCTCACCACAGCTGTGGACAAGCGCGTCAATGACCTCTTCCGCATCATCCCTGGCATCG ggaACTTCGGTGACCGCTACTTCGGGACCGACGCTGTTCCTGACGGCAGTGATGAGGAAGAGTGGCCCTCCACGAGCGAGCCTGAGCGAGCCTGA
- the ZNF512B gene encoding zinc finger protein 512B has product MTDPFCVGGGRRLPGSTKSGPGKDGGRNEVRLPVLHDPPKLGMPVVRGGQTVPSQGPLCFDPGSPASDRTEGKKKGRPKAENQALRDIPLSLMNQWKDEFKAHSRVKCPNSGCWLEFPSIYGLKYHYQRCQGGAISERLTFPCPFCEAAFTSKTQLEKHRIWNHMDRPLPAPKPGPVSRPVTISRPVGVSKPIGVSKPVTVGKPVGVSKPIGISKPVTVSRPVPVTKPVTVSRPVPVTKAITVSRPVPVTKPIPVTKSVPVTKPVPVTKGVSLNKPVPVTKSVPVTKPVTINKPVPMTKLVTVTKPMPVTKPVTVSRPIVVSKPVTVSRPIAISRHTPPCKMVLLTKSENKTPRATGRSSGKKRAADSLDACPILPKQARPENGEYGPSTTGHTSAFQLSTDPGSSPLSLGSRPLGSKEAPRATGPVSPPEEGAERTKHRRKQKTPKKFTGEQPSISGTFGLKGLAKAEDKSRMHRAKKQEGPGPEDVRKKVLAPASTVSKDVPAPTAHPAPGGPEEQWQRAIHERGEAVCPTCNVVTRKTLVGLKKHMEVCQKLQDALKCQHCRKQFKSKAGLNYHTMAEHSAKPSDAEASEGSEQEERERLRKVLKQMGRLRCPQEGCGAAFSSLMGYQYHQRRCGKPPCEADSPSFPCTHCGKTYRSKAGHDYHMRSEHTAPPPEEPEDKPPETEDLLGVERTPSGRIRRTSAQVAVFHLQEIAEDELARDWTKRRVKDDLVPETARLNYTRPGLPTLNPQLLEAWKNEVKEKGHVNCPNDCCEAIYSSVSGLKAHLASCSKGDHLVGKYCCLLCPKEFSSESGVKYHILKTHAENWFRTSADPLPKHRSQDSLAPKKEEKKSLAGGKKRGRKPKERTPEEPAPKMPPRRDDWPPGGRDKGARGSTGRKVGASKAPEK; this is encoded by the exons GGATGCCGGTGGTCCGGGGCGGGCAGACAGTGCCCAGCCAGGGCCCACTCTGCTTTGACCCGGGAAGTCCAGCCAGTGATAGGacggaagggaagaaaaaggggcGTCCGAAAGCCGAGAACCAGGCCCTCCGAGACATTCCT CTCTCCCTGATGAACCAGTGGAAAGATGAATTCAAGGCACACTCAAGGGTGAAGTGTCCAAACTCAGGGTGCTGGCTGGAGTTCCCCAGCATCTACGGGCTCAAGTACCATTACCAGCGGTGCCAAGGG GGTGCCATCTCAGAAAGGCTGAcctttccctgccccttctgTGAGGCTGCATTCACTTCCAAGACCCAGCTGGAGAAGCACCGGATTTGGAACCACATGGACCGACCCCTGCCTGCCCCTAAGCCTGGGCCGGTCAGCCGGCCAGTCACTATCAGCCGGCCCGTTGGGGTCAGCAAGCCCATTGGAGTGAGCAAACCCGTCACTGTTGGCAAACCCGTGGGTGTCAGCAAACCCATCGGCATCAGCAAGCCAGTGACGGTCAGCAGGCCTGTGCCGGTCACCAAGCCAGTGACGGTCAGCAGACCTGTGCCGGTCACCAAGGCTATCACGGTCAGCAGGCCTGTGCCGGTCACCAAACCCATACCGGTCACCAAGTCCGTGCCGGTCACCAAACCCGTGCCGGTCACCAAGGGAGTGAGTCTCAACAAGCCAGTGCCAGTCACCAAGTCCGTGCCGGTGACCAAACCAGTGACCATCAACAAACCGGTGCCGATGACAAAACTTGTGACAGTTACGAAACCCATGCCAGTCACGAAGCCGGTGACGGTCAGCAGGCCCATTGTGGTCAGTAAGCCAGTGACGGTCAGCAGGCCCATTGCCATCAGCAGACACACACCACCTTGCAAAATGGTGCTGCTGACCAAGTCCGAGAACAAAACTCCTCGAGCCACAGGGAGGAGCAGTGGTAAGAAAAG GGCTGCGGACAGCCTGGATGCATGCCCCATCCTGCCAAAGCAGGCGAGGCCGGAGAATGGGGAGTATGGCCCATCCACCACGGGCCACACCTCGGCCTTCCAGCTGAGCACAGACCCCGGCAGCAGCCCCCTTTCTCTGGGCAGCAGGCCCTTGGGGAGCAAGGAGGCACCGAGGGCCACAGGCCCTGTGTCCCCACCTGAGGAGGGAGCGGAGCGCACAAAGCACA gaaggaaacagaagacacCCAAGAAGTTTACAGGGGAGCAGCCGTCCATCTCAGGGACCTTCGGACTCAAAG GCCTGGCCAAGGCAGAGGACAAATCCCGCATGCACCGTGCCAAGAAGCAGGAGGGGCCGGGCCCCGAGGATGTGCGCAAGAAGGTGCTGGCTCCTGCTAGCACGGTCAGCAAGGACGTGCCGGCCCCCACGGCCCACCCAGCTCCAG GTGGCCCTGAGGAGCAGTGGCAGCGGGCCATCCATGAACGGGGGGAGGCTGTCTGCCCCACCTGCAATGTGGTCACCCGAAAGACCCTCGTGGGGCTTAAGAAGCACATGGAGGTGTGTCAGAAG CTGCAGGATGCTCTCAAGTGCCAGCACTGCCGGAAACAGTTCAAGTCCAAGGCCGGCCTCAACTACCACACCATGGCGGAGCACAGCGCCAAG CCCTCTGACGCCGAGGCCTCGGAGGGGAGTGAGCAGGAGGAGCGGGAGCGGCTGCGCAAGGTGCTGAAGCAGATGGGGAGGCTGCGCTGCCCCCAGGAG GGCTGCGGGGCCGCCTTCTCCAGCCTCATGGGCTACCAGTACCACCAGCGACGCTGCGGAAAGCCTCCCTGTGAAGCGGACAGCCCCTCCTTTCCCTGCACCCACTGTGGAAAGACCTACCGCTCCAAGGCCGGACACGATTACCACATGCGCTCGGAGCACACAGCCCCA CCGCCTGAGGAGCCTGAGGACAAGCCCCCCGAAACTGAGGACCTCTTGGGTGTGGAGCGGACCCCCAGCGGCCGCATCCGCCGCACGTCAGCCCAGGTTGCCGTGTTCCACCTGCAAGAGATTGCAGAGGACGAACTGGCTCGAGACTGGACCAAGCGGCGGGTGAAGGATGACTTAGTACCTGAGACTGCCCGG CTCAACTATACTCGGCCAGGCCTCCCCACACTTAACCCCCAGTTGTTGGAGGCGTGGAAGAATGAAGTCAAGGAGAAAGGCCACGTCAACTGCCCCAATGAC TGCTGTGAAGCCATCTACTCCAGTGTGTCCGGCCTTAAGGCCCATCTCGCCAGCTGCAGCAAG GGAGACCACCTGGTGGGAAAGTACTGCTGTCTGCTGTGTCCAAAGGAGTTCAGCTCTGAGAGTGGCGTCAAGTATCACATCCTCAAGACCCATGCAGAG AACTGGTTCCGTACTTCGGCTGACCCACTTCCCAAACACAGGAGCCAGGACTCACTGGCAcccaagaaggaagagaagaagagtcTGGCAGGTGGGAAGAAGCGAGGCCGAAAGCCCAAGGAGCGGACCCCTGAGGAGCCCGCACCCAAGATGCCCCCACGTCGAGATGActggcccccaggaggcagagacaaaggggCCCGGGGCTCCACTGGCCGGAAGGTGGGAGCCAGCAAAGCTCCTGAGAAGTGA